The Pedobacter mucosus genome window below encodes:
- the fabD gene encoding ACP S-malonyltransferase, translating into MKAYIFPGQGAQFVGMGKDLYENPKGAELFEIANQLIGFRISDIMFSGTDDELKQTNVTQPAIFLHSVILAKILGENFKPDMVAGHSLGEFSALVSANALSFEDGFKLVIARANAMQKACEAQPSTMAAILGLADDVVEKICADIDAIVVPANYNCPGQLVISGSIEGIDLACAKLTEAGAKRALKLNVGGAFHSPLMEPAKIELQAAIEATNILSPICPVYQNVDAMPYTNPELIKANLIKQLTGAVRWTQTVENLLADGAIEFVEVGPGNVLQGLVKKVSREVQTSSATTI; encoded by the coding sequence ATGAAAGCATATATTTTTCCTGGTCAAGGAGCACAATTTGTCGGTATGGGTAAAGATCTTTATGAGAACCCAAAAGGTGCCGAATTATTTGAAATTGCAAACCAACTTATAGGTTTCCGCATTAGCGATATTATGTTTAGCGGTACTGATGATGAGCTGAAACAAACAAATGTAACACAACCAGCCATTTTTTTACATTCCGTAATTTTAGCGAAAATTTTGGGCGAAAATTTTAAACCTGATATGGTTGCTGGACATTCTTTAGGCGAGTTTTCTGCTTTGGTTTCTGCCAATGCCTTAAGTTTTGAAGATGGTTTTAAATTGGTTATTGCAAGGGCAAATGCCATGCAAAAAGCTTGCGAAGCACAACCATCTACCATGGCGGCAATTTTAGGTTTAGCCGATGATGTTGTTGAAAAGATTTGTGCAGATATTGATGCCATTGTGGTACCAGCAAATTACAATTGCCCTGGTCAATTGGTTATTTCTGGCAGTATTGAAGGCATTGATTTAGCTTGCGCTAAATTAACTGAAGCTGGAGCAAAAAGAGCTTTAAAACTTAATGTTGGCGGCGCATTTCATTCTCCTCTAATGGAGCCAGCAAAAATTGAATTGCAAGCTGCAATTGAGGCAACAAATATTTTATCTCCTATTTGTCCGGTTTATCAAAATGTTGATGCAATGCCTTATACAAATCCAGAATTGATAAAAGCTAACTTAATTAAGCAATTAACAGGCGCAGTTCGCTGGACACAAACTGTAGAAAATCTGCTTGCTGATGGTGCAATCGAATTTGTAGAAGTTGGACCAGGAAACGTACTTCAAGGACTTGTTAAAAAAGTAAGTCGCGAAGTACAAACGAGCAGTGCAACAACAATATAA